Proteins encoded by one window of Branchiostoma floridae strain S238N-H82 chromosome 6, Bfl_VNyyK, whole genome shotgun sequence:
- the LOC118417477 gene encoding retinitis pigmentosa 1-like 1 protein isoform X7: MADSMTEAVTSAPAGEPGVLAARGKDALETRPKQDNRHALHNGAPMRAVLPHDVLAFLEVAMPGTIPADAAGGTPVMTVVQEANVQVPTVSQITKEPTHAPEVKTQVTQKQTGESQETSVHKKVPAKKQDTSSVGLSPEVLSFLDITLYGVVTKRVTQATSPASVEPKITDEVVVQEIAEEAATARQEIPLQIPEPAAAGSDKVSTTVQAEETAEPTVEVDAAEVEVVDMEEVSEVAVEDVNMAQEVVHQVQLAAVETIPEAQEDEHKEQEAPKAEVEDIASTKRAEPEGKPALAGEPATKVEESTTQGKEPATEVTESTAEVKESASDVKKPAKEAKESATEVTEPATEVTEPAAATEVTEPAKEVKEPTKEVKESMTEVDKPATEDSTGEVKVPATQVTESATEVTEPVTEKSATKVTEPVTEVTEPVTEVTEPVTEVTEPVTEVTEPVTEVTEPVTEVTEPVKEAEAVAVTDEPVTEDGKEPEKAPEVAVEAAPTAEEDRDKKAPVAANTEWTEEQVKEWSQQGYLPMVKNMFLPSTMPVLPSPLFYIGVGGLASLVFYLTESPIMALMTLVFVLVLILLARLFYLYRLHGQCAAESANKKKSE, from the exons ATGGCAGACTCCATGACAGAAGCCGTTACCTCTGCACCCGCGGGGGAGCCTGGGGTGCTGGCTGCTAGAGGGAAGGATGCTCTAGAGACACGACCAAAG CAGGATAACAGACACGCCCTTCACAATGGCGCCCCCATGCGTGCAGTACTCCCCCATGATGTTTTGGCCTTTCTGGAAGTGGCCATGCCAGGAACG ATCCCTGCCGATGCCGCTGGAGGGACGCCCGTGATGACTGTAGTTCAAGAGGCCAACGTACAAGTCCCTACCGTATCACAGATAACG AAAGAACCGACCCACGCTCCAGAAGTGAAGACTCAGGTAACACAGAAACAGACCGGCGAATCACAG GAAACGTCAGTTCATAAAAAAGTACCAGCGAAAAAACAAGACACATCCAGTGTGGGACTTTCGCCAGAAGTGTTGTCATTTTTGGACATCACTTTGTATGGGGTG GTAACAAAACGTGTTACCCAGGCTACATCGCCAGCCAGTGTTGAACCGAAG ATTACTGATGAGGTTGTTGTCCAAGAGATAGCTGAGGAAGCAGCTACAGCGAGACAGGAGATACCACTTCAGATACCTGAGCCAGCCGCAGCCGGTAGTGACAAG GTCTCAACAACAGTTCAGGCCGAAGAAACGGCAGAACCTACAGTTGAAGTTGACGCTGCTGAAGTAGAAGTAGTAGATATGGAGGAAGTATCAGAGGTTGCCGTCGAGGACGTAAACATGGCTCAAGAAGTTGTCCACCAAGTGCAACTGGCTGCTGTTGAGACGATCCCCGAGGCTCAAGAAGATGAACACAAAGAACAAGAAGCACCAAAGGCTGAGGTTGAAGACATCGCGTCGACAAAAAGGGCTGAGCCTGAGGGTAAGCCAGCATTGGCAGGAGAGCCGGCGACGAAAGTTGAAGAGTCTACGACTCAGGGCAAAGAGCCCGCGACGGAAGTTACAGAGTCAACAGCGGAAGTTAAAGAGTCGGCGTCGGACGTTAAAAAGCCGGCAAAAGAAGCTAAAGAGTCGGCTACAGAAGTTACAGAGCCGGCCACAGAAGTTACAGAGCCGGCCGCGGCCACAGAAGTTACAGAGCCGGCCAAAGAAGTTAAAGAGCCGACCAAAGAAGTTAAAGAGTCGATGACGGAAGTTGACAAGCCGGCAACGGAAGATTCGACAGGTGAAGTTAAAGTACCGGCGACGCAAGTTACAGAGTCGGCAACGGAAGTTACAGAGCCAGTGACGGAAAAATCGGCGACAAAAGTTACAGAGCCGGTGACGGAAGTTACAGAGCCGGTGACGGAAGTTACAGAGCCGGTGACGGAAGTTACAGAGCCGGTGACGGAAGTTACAGAGCCGGTGACGGAAGTTACAGAGCCGGTGACGGAAGTTACAgagccggtgaaggaggctgaGGCAGTGGCAGTAACTGATGAACCGGTCACGGAGGATGGGAAAGAACCAGAGAAGGCCCCTGAGGTGGCGGTGGAGGCAGCGCCAACAGCTGAAGAGGATAGAGATAAGAAAGCGCCCGTCGCTGCCAACACTGAGTGGACCGAAGAGCAGGTGAAGGAATGGTCTCAACAAGGCTACCTACCCATGGTCAAGAACATGTTTCTTCCGTCGACCATGCCCGTTCTACCTAGCCCCCTGTTCTATATTGGTGTGGGGGGTTTGGCATCCCTTGTTTTCTACCTTACAGAATCCCCCATCATGGCCCTCATGACGCTCGTGTTTGTTCTTGTCCTCATCCTTCTCGCTCGGCTGTTCTACCTATACAGGCTCCATGGACAATGCGCCGCGGAGTCAGCCAATAAGAAAAAATCCGAGTGA
- the LOC118417477 gene encoding retinitis pigmentosa 1-like 1 protein isoform X9: protein MADSMTEAVTSAPAGEPGVLAARGKDALETRPKIPADAAGGTPVMTVVQEANVQVPTVSQITVTKRVTQATSPASVEPKQSSSVENKLAMVNGSCTVATLSPEVMSYLDMAMAEWITDEVVVQEIAEEAATARQEIPLQIPEPAAAGSDKVSTTVQAEETAEPTVEVDAAEVEVVDMEEVSEVAVEDVNMAQEVVHQVQLAAVETIPEAQEDEHKEQEAPKAEVEDIASTKRAEPEGKPALAGEPATKVEESTTQGKEPATEVTESTAEVKESASDVKKPAKEAKESATEVTEPATEVTEPAAATEVTEPAKEVKEPTKEVKESMTEVDKPATEDSTGEVKVPATQVTESATEVTEPVTEKSATKVTEPVTEVTEPVTEVTEPVTEVTEPVTEVTEPVTEVTEPVTEVTEPVKEAEAVAVTDEPVTEDGKEPEKAPEVAVEAAPTAEEDRDKKAPVAANTEWTEEQVKEWSQQGYLPMVKNMFLPSTMPVLPSPLFYIGVGGLASLVFYLTESPIMALMTLVFVLVLILLARLFYLYRLHGQCAAESANKKKSE from the exons ATGGCAGACTCCATGACAGAAGCCGTTACCTCTGCACCCGCGGGGGAGCCTGGGGTGCTGGCTGCTAGAGGGAAGGATGCTCTAGAGACACGACCAAAG ATCCCTGCCGATGCCGCTGGAGGGACGCCCGTGATGACTGTAGTTCAAGAGGCCAACGTACAAGTCCCTACCGTATCACAGATAACG GTAACAAAACGTGTTACCCAGGCTACATCGCCAGCCAGTGTTGAACCGAAG CAATCTTCAAGTGTTGAAAATAAATTGGCGATGGTAAATGGCAGCTGCACCGTCGCGACTCTGTCCCCGGAAGTGATGTCATATTTGGATATGGCAATGGCGGAATGG ATTACTGATGAGGTTGTTGTCCAAGAGATAGCTGAGGAAGCAGCTACAGCGAGACAGGAGATACCACTTCAGATACCTGAGCCAGCCGCAGCCGGTAGTGACAAG GTCTCAACAACAGTTCAGGCCGAAGAAACGGCAGAACCTACAGTTGAAGTTGACGCTGCTGAAGTAGAAGTAGTAGATATGGAGGAAGTATCAGAGGTTGCCGTCGAGGACGTAAACATGGCTCAAGAAGTTGTCCACCAAGTGCAACTGGCTGCTGTTGAGACGATCCCCGAGGCTCAAGAAGATGAACACAAAGAACAAGAAGCACCAAAGGCTGAGGTTGAAGACATCGCGTCGACAAAAAGGGCTGAGCCTGAGGGTAAGCCAGCATTGGCAGGAGAGCCGGCGACGAAAGTTGAAGAGTCTACGACTCAGGGCAAAGAGCCCGCGACGGAAGTTACAGAGTCAACAGCGGAAGTTAAAGAGTCGGCGTCGGACGTTAAAAAGCCGGCAAAAGAAGCTAAAGAGTCGGCTACAGAAGTTACAGAGCCGGCCACAGAAGTTACAGAGCCGGCCGCGGCCACAGAAGTTACAGAGCCGGCCAAAGAAGTTAAAGAGCCGACCAAAGAAGTTAAAGAGTCGATGACGGAAGTTGACAAGCCGGCAACGGAAGATTCGACAGGTGAAGTTAAAGTACCGGCGACGCAAGTTACAGAGTCGGCAACGGAAGTTACAGAGCCAGTGACGGAAAAATCGGCGACAAAAGTTACAGAGCCGGTGACGGAAGTTACAGAGCCGGTGACGGAAGTTACAGAGCCGGTGACGGAAGTTACAGAGCCGGTGACGGAAGTTACAGAGCCGGTGACGGAAGTTACAGAGCCGGTGACGGAAGTTACAgagccggtgaaggaggctgaGGCAGTGGCAGTAACTGATGAACCGGTCACGGAGGATGGGAAAGAACCAGAGAAGGCCCCTGAGGTGGCGGTGGAGGCAGCGCCAACAGCTGAAGAGGATAGAGATAAGAAAGCGCCCGTCGCTGCCAACACTGAGTGGACCGAAGAGCAGGTGAAGGAATGGTCTCAACAAGGCTACCTACCCATGGTCAAGAACATGTTTCTTCCGTCGACCATGCCCGTTCTACCTAGCCCCCTGTTCTATATTGGTGTGGGGGGTTTGGCATCCCTTGTTTTCTACCTTACAGAATCCCCCATCATGGCCCTCATGACGCTCGTGTTTGTTCTTGTCCTCATCCTTCTCGCTCGGCTGTTCTACCTATACAGGCTCCATGGACAATGCGCCGCGGAGTCAGCCAATAAGAAAAAATCCGAGTGA
- the LOC118417477 gene encoding retinitis pigmentosa 1-like 1 protein isoform X10 → MADSMTEAVTSAPAGEPGVLAARGKDALETRPKQDNRHALHNGAPMRAVLPHDVLAFLEVAMPGTIPADAAGGTPVMTVVQEANVQVPTVSQITVTKRVTQATSPASVEPKITDEVVVQEIAEEAATARQEIPLQIPEPAAAGSDKVSTTVQAEETAEPTVEVDAAEVEVVDMEEVSEVAVEDVNMAQEVVHQVQLAAVETIPEAQEDEHKEQEAPKAEVEDIASTKRAEPEGKPALAGEPATKVEESTTQGKEPATEVTESTAEVKESASDVKKPAKEAKESATEVTEPATEVTEPAAATEVTEPAKEVKEPTKEVKESMTEVDKPATEDSTGEVKVPATQVTESATEVTEPVTEKSATKVTEPVTEVTEPVTEVTEPVTEVTEPVTEVTEPVTEVTEPVTEVTEPVKEAEAVAVTDEPVTEDGKEPEKAPEVAVEAAPTAEEDRDKKAPVAANTEWTEEQVKEWSQQGYLPMVKNMFLPSTMPVLPSPLFYIGVGGLASLVFYLTESPIMALMTLVFVLVLILLARLFYLYRLHGQCAAESANKKKSE, encoded by the exons ATGGCAGACTCCATGACAGAAGCCGTTACCTCTGCACCCGCGGGGGAGCCTGGGGTGCTGGCTGCTAGAGGGAAGGATGCTCTAGAGACACGACCAAAG CAGGATAACAGACACGCCCTTCACAATGGCGCCCCCATGCGTGCAGTACTCCCCCATGATGTTTTGGCCTTTCTGGAAGTGGCCATGCCAGGAACG ATCCCTGCCGATGCCGCTGGAGGGACGCCCGTGATGACTGTAGTTCAAGAGGCCAACGTACAAGTCCCTACCGTATCACAGATAACG GTAACAAAACGTGTTACCCAGGCTACATCGCCAGCCAGTGTTGAACCGAAG ATTACTGATGAGGTTGTTGTCCAAGAGATAGCTGAGGAAGCAGCTACAGCGAGACAGGAGATACCACTTCAGATACCTGAGCCAGCCGCAGCCGGTAGTGACAAG GTCTCAACAACAGTTCAGGCCGAAGAAACGGCAGAACCTACAGTTGAAGTTGACGCTGCTGAAGTAGAAGTAGTAGATATGGAGGAAGTATCAGAGGTTGCCGTCGAGGACGTAAACATGGCTCAAGAAGTTGTCCACCAAGTGCAACTGGCTGCTGTTGAGACGATCCCCGAGGCTCAAGAAGATGAACACAAAGAACAAGAAGCACCAAAGGCTGAGGTTGAAGACATCGCGTCGACAAAAAGGGCTGAGCCTGAGGGTAAGCCAGCATTGGCAGGAGAGCCGGCGACGAAAGTTGAAGAGTCTACGACTCAGGGCAAAGAGCCCGCGACGGAAGTTACAGAGTCAACAGCGGAAGTTAAAGAGTCGGCGTCGGACGTTAAAAAGCCGGCAAAAGAAGCTAAAGAGTCGGCTACAGAAGTTACAGAGCCGGCCACAGAAGTTACAGAGCCGGCCGCGGCCACAGAAGTTACAGAGCCGGCCAAAGAAGTTAAAGAGCCGACCAAAGAAGTTAAAGAGTCGATGACGGAAGTTGACAAGCCGGCAACGGAAGATTCGACAGGTGAAGTTAAAGTACCGGCGACGCAAGTTACAGAGTCGGCAACGGAAGTTACAGAGCCAGTGACGGAAAAATCGGCGACAAAAGTTACAGAGCCGGTGACGGAAGTTACAGAGCCGGTGACGGAAGTTACAGAGCCGGTGACGGAAGTTACAGAGCCGGTGACGGAAGTTACAGAGCCGGTGACGGAAGTTACAGAGCCGGTGACGGAAGTTACAgagccggtgaaggaggctgaGGCAGTGGCAGTAACTGATGAACCGGTCACGGAGGATGGGAAAGAACCAGAGAAGGCCCCTGAGGTGGCGGTGGAGGCAGCGCCAACAGCTGAAGAGGATAGAGATAAGAAAGCGCCCGTCGCTGCCAACACTGAGTGGACCGAAGAGCAGGTGAAGGAATGGTCTCAACAAGGCTACCTACCCATGGTCAAGAACATGTTTCTTCCGTCGACCATGCCCGTTCTACCTAGCCCCCTGTTCTATATTGGTGTGGGGGGTTTGGCATCCCTTGTTTTCTACCTTACAGAATCCCCCATCATGGCCCTCATGACGCTCGTGTTTGTTCTTGTCCTCATCCTTCTCGCTCGGCTGTTCTACCTATACAGGCTCCATGGACAATGCGCCGCGGAGTCAGCCAATAAGAAAAAATCCGAGTGA
- the LOC118417477 gene encoding retinitis pigmentosa 1-like 1 protein isoform X3, with amino-acid sequence MADSMTEAVTSAPAGEPGVLAARGKDALETRPKQDNRHALHNGAPMRAVLPHDVLAFLEVAMPGTIPADAAGGTPVMTVVQEANVQVPTVSQITKEPTHAPEVKTQVTQKQTGESQETSVHKKVPAKKQDTSSVGLSPEVLSFLDITLYGVAEPEISEESSPEAPVTPDSPDEPHVTKRVTQATSPASVEPKQSSSVENKLAMVNGSCTVATLSPEVMSYLDMAMAEWITDEVVVQEIAEEAATARQEIPLQIPEPAAAGSDKVSTTVQAEETAEPTVEVDAAEVEVVDMEEVSEVAVEDVNMAQEVVHQVQLAAVETIPEAQEDEHKEQEAPKAEVEDIASTKRAEPEGKPALAGEPATKVEESTTQGKEPATEVTESTAEVKESASDVKKPAKEAKESATEVTEPATEVTEPAAATEVTEPAKEVKEPTKEVKESMTEVDKPATEDSTGEVKVPATQVTESATEVTEPVTEKSATKVTEPVTEVTEPVTEVTEPVTEVTEPVTEVTEPVTEAEAVAVTDEPVTEDGKEPEKAPEVAVEAAPTAEEDRDKKAPVAANTEWTEEQVKEWSQQGYLPMVKNMFLPSTMPVLPSPLFYIGVGGLASLVFYLTESPIMALMTLVFVLVLILLARLFYLYRLHGQCAAESANKKKSE; translated from the exons ATGGCAGACTCCATGACAGAAGCCGTTACCTCTGCACCCGCGGGGGAGCCTGGGGTGCTGGCTGCTAGAGGGAAGGATGCTCTAGAGACACGACCAAAG CAGGATAACAGACACGCCCTTCACAATGGCGCCCCCATGCGTGCAGTACTCCCCCATGATGTTTTGGCCTTTCTGGAAGTGGCCATGCCAGGAACG ATCCCTGCCGATGCCGCTGGAGGGACGCCCGTGATGACTGTAGTTCAAGAGGCCAACGTACAAGTCCCTACCGTATCACAGATAACG AAAGAACCGACCCACGCTCCAGAAGTGAAGACTCAGGTAACACAGAAACAGACCGGCGAATCACAG GAAACGTCAGTTCATAAAAAAGTACCAGCGAAAAAACAAGACACATCCAGTGTGGGACTTTCGCCAGAAGTGTTGTCATTTTTGGACATCACTTTGTATGGGGTG GCGGAACCTGAGATTTCGGAGGAATCATCGCCCGAAGCGCCCGTCACACCAGACTCACCTGATGAGCCTCAT GTAACAAAACGTGTTACCCAGGCTACATCGCCAGCCAGTGTTGAACCGAAG CAATCTTCAAGTGTTGAAAATAAATTGGCGATGGTAAATGGCAGCTGCACCGTCGCGACTCTGTCCCCGGAAGTGATGTCATATTTGGATATGGCAATGGCGGAATGG ATTACTGATGAGGTTGTTGTCCAAGAGATAGCTGAGGAAGCAGCTACAGCGAGACAGGAGATACCACTTCAGATACCTGAGCCAGCCGCAGCCGGTAGTGACAAG GTCTCAACAACAGTTCAGGCCGAAGAAACGGCAGAACCTACAGTTGAAGTTGACGCTGCTGAAGTAGAAGTAGTAGATATGGAGGAAGTATCAGAGGTTGCCGTCGAGGACGTAAACATGGCTCAAGAAGTTGTCCACCAAGTGCAACTGGCTGCTGTTGAGACGATCCCCGAGGCTCAAGAAGATGAACACAAAGAACAAGAAGCACCAAAGGCTGAGGTTGAAGACATCGCGTCGACAAAAAGGGCTGAGCCTGAGGGTAAGCCAGCATTGGCAGGAGAGCCGGCGACGAAAGTTGAAGAGTCTACGACTCAGGGCAAAGAGCCCGCGACGGAAGTTACAGAGTCAACAGCGGAAGTTAAAGAGTCGGCGTCGGACGTTAAAAAGCCGGCAAAAGAAGCTAAAGAGTCGGCTACAGAAGTTACAGAGCCGGCCACAGAAGTTACAGAGCCGGCCGCGGCCACAGAAGTTACAGAGCCGGCCAAAGAAGTTAAAGAGCCGACCAAAGAAGTTAAAGAGTCGATGACGGAAGTTGACAAGCCGGCAACGGAAGATTCGACAGGTGAAGTTAAAGTACCGGCGACGCAAGTTACAGAGTCGGCAACGGAAGTTACAGAGCCAGTGACGGAAAAATCGGCGACAAAAGTTACAGAGCCGGTGACGGAAGTTACAGAGCCGGTGACGGAAGTTACAGAGCCGGTGACGGAAGTTACAGAGCCGGTGACGGAAGTTACAGAGCCGGTGACGGAA gctgaGGCAGTGGCAGTAACTGATGAACCGGTCACGGAGGATGGGAAAGAACCAGAGAAGGCCCCTGAGGTGGCGGTGGAGGCAGCGCCAACAGCTGAAGAGGATAGAGATAAGAAAGCGCCCGTCGCTGCCAACACTGAGTGGACCGAAGAGCAGGTGAAGGAATGGTCTCAACAAGGCTACCTACCCATGGTCAAGAACATGTTTCTTCCGTCGACCATGCCCGTTCTACCTAGCCCCCTGTTCTATATTGGTGTGGGGGGTTTGGCATCCCTTGTTTTCTACCTTACAGAATCCCCCATCATGGCCCTCATGACGCTCGTGTTTGTTCTTGTCCTCATCCTTCTCGCTCGGCTGTTCTACCTATACAGGCTCCATGGACAATGCGCCGCGGAGTCAGCCAATAAGAAAAAATCCGAGTGA
- the LOC118417477 gene encoding uncharacterized protein KIAA0754-like isoform X6 — MADSMTEAVTSAPAGEPGVLAARGKDALETRPKQDNRHALHNGAPMRAVLPHDVLAFLEVAMPGTIPADAAGGTPVMTVVQEANVQVPTVSQITKEPTHAPEVKTQVTQKQTGESQETSVHKKVPAKKQDTSSVGLSPEVLSFLDITLYGVAEPEISEESSPEAPVTPDSPDEPHVTKRVTQATSPASVEPKITDEVVVQEIAEEAATARQEIPLQIPEPAAAGSDKVSTTVQAEETAEPTVEVDAAEVEVVDMEEVSEVAVEDVNMAQEVVHQVQLAAVETIPEAQEDEHKEQEAPKAEVEDIASTKRAEPEGKPALAGEPATKVEESTTQGKEPATEVTESTAEVKESASDVKKPAKEAKESATEVTEPATEVTEPAAATEVTEPAKEVKEPTKEVKESMTEVDKPATEDSTGEVKVPATQVTESATEVTEPVTEKSATKVTEPVTEVTEPVTEVTEPVTEVTEPVTEVTEPVTEVTEPVTEVTEPVKEAEAVAVTDEPVTEDGKEPEKAPEVAVEAAPTAEEDRDKKAPVAANTEWTEEQVKEWSQQGYLPMVKNMFLPSTMPVLPSPLFYIGVGGLASLVFYLTESPIMALMTLVFVLVLILLARLFYLYRLHGQCAAESANKKKSE; from the exons ATGGCAGACTCCATGACAGAAGCCGTTACCTCTGCACCCGCGGGGGAGCCTGGGGTGCTGGCTGCTAGAGGGAAGGATGCTCTAGAGACACGACCAAAG CAGGATAACAGACACGCCCTTCACAATGGCGCCCCCATGCGTGCAGTACTCCCCCATGATGTTTTGGCCTTTCTGGAAGTGGCCATGCCAGGAACG ATCCCTGCCGATGCCGCTGGAGGGACGCCCGTGATGACTGTAGTTCAAGAGGCCAACGTACAAGTCCCTACCGTATCACAGATAACG AAAGAACCGACCCACGCTCCAGAAGTGAAGACTCAGGTAACACAGAAACAGACCGGCGAATCACAG GAAACGTCAGTTCATAAAAAAGTACCAGCGAAAAAACAAGACACATCCAGTGTGGGACTTTCGCCAGAAGTGTTGTCATTTTTGGACATCACTTTGTATGGGGTG GCGGAACCTGAGATTTCGGAGGAATCATCGCCCGAAGCGCCCGTCACACCAGACTCACCTGATGAGCCTCAT GTAACAAAACGTGTTACCCAGGCTACATCGCCAGCCAGTGTTGAACCGAAG ATTACTGATGAGGTTGTTGTCCAAGAGATAGCTGAGGAAGCAGCTACAGCGAGACAGGAGATACCACTTCAGATACCTGAGCCAGCCGCAGCCGGTAGTGACAAG GTCTCAACAACAGTTCAGGCCGAAGAAACGGCAGAACCTACAGTTGAAGTTGACGCTGCTGAAGTAGAAGTAGTAGATATGGAGGAAGTATCAGAGGTTGCCGTCGAGGACGTAAACATGGCTCAAGAAGTTGTCCACCAAGTGCAACTGGCTGCTGTTGAGACGATCCCCGAGGCTCAAGAAGATGAACACAAAGAACAAGAAGCACCAAAGGCTGAGGTTGAAGACATCGCGTCGACAAAAAGGGCTGAGCCTGAGGGTAAGCCAGCATTGGCAGGAGAGCCGGCGACGAAAGTTGAAGAGTCTACGACTCAGGGCAAAGAGCCCGCGACGGAAGTTACAGAGTCAACAGCGGAAGTTAAAGAGTCGGCGTCGGACGTTAAAAAGCCGGCAAAAGAAGCTAAAGAGTCGGCTACAGAAGTTACAGAGCCGGCCACAGAAGTTACAGAGCCGGCCGCGGCCACAGAAGTTACAGAGCCGGCCAAAGAAGTTAAAGAGCCGACCAAAGAAGTTAAAGAGTCGATGACGGAAGTTGACAAGCCGGCAACGGAAGATTCGACAGGTGAAGTTAAAGTACCGGCGACGCAAGTTACAGAGTCGGCAACGGAAGTTACAGAGCCAGTGACGGAAAAATCGGCGACAAAAGTTACAGAGCCGGTGACGGAAGTTACAGAGCCGGTGACGGAAGTTACAGAGCCGGTGACGGAAGTTACAGAGCCGGTGACGGAAGTTACAGAGCCGGTGACGGAAGTTACAGAGCCGGTGACGGAAGTTACAgagccggtgaaggaggctgaGGCAGTGGCAGTAACTGATGAACCGGTCACGGAGGATGGGAAAGAACCAGAGAAGGCCCCTGAGGTGGCGGTGGAGGCAGCGCCAACAGCTGAAGAGGATAGAGATAAGAAAGCGCCCGTCGCTGCCAACACTGAGTGGACCGAAGAGCAGGTGAAGGAATGGTCTCAACAAGGCTACCTACCCATGGTCAAGAACATGTTTCTTCCGTCGACCATGCCCGTTCTACCTAGCCCCCTGTTCTATATTGGTGTGGGGGGTTTGGCATCCCTTGTTTTCTACCTTACAGAATCCCCCATCATGGCCCTCATGACGCTCGTGTTTGTTCTTGTCCTCATCCTTCTCGCTCGGCTGTTCTACCTATACAGGCTCCATGGACAATGCGCCGCGGAGTCAGCCAATAAGAAAAAATCCGAGTGA